From a single Lolium rigidum isolate FL_2022 chromosome 7, APGP_CSIRO_Lrig_0.1, whole genome shotgun sequence genomic region:
- the LOC124678511 gene encoding probable F-box protein At4g22165, which produces MEVSCKATAKQFLNLSVQPRNLSALLVQALPKLMCLRPTLHKKFSIDPPPMDATLPELPQDILMDIFTQLEIPDLVRAASVCPSWCSAYTSLCNLGQYKQSQTPCLLYTCGTDSESDARLYNLAEKRSYKLTLPGLPIRSRYLIGSSNGWLVTADDRSEMHLLNPITMEQIALPSVITLQSVAPILDETGAVYKYNFWNRATRPPRTFALDELRRYLHRKAFVFYDTSAKRYIVVLIHSPRGQLSFAWLGDSKWTCLPPDRYFHDCVYKDDLLYAVAGQGEIFAFNLRGHIVTEKLIVDIAKEYICENIYIVQAPCGDLLQVWRLEAENGYGGNVDDAAYEKHTGKIDIFKVDTAAEKLVKITSLDDHVLVLGLSQSLCLRAEEYPQLKANCVYFTDDNEMYLYGHKNNRRDIGVFDLENNSRKELVSPQLWSNWPPPIWVTPALTELCPTKVPLYPTPASSLQFCYPAFLRAAYILFCITIISAYLRSWCSIL; this is translated from the coding sequence ATGGAGGTCTCCTGCAAAGCCACGGCGAAGCAATTTCTGAACCTATCTGTACAACCGAGAAATCTGTCCGCTCTACTCGTGCAAGCTTTACCTAAGTTGATGTGTCTCCGTCCTACTTTACACAAGAAATTCAGCATTGATCCACCACCCATGGACGCTACATTACCAGAGTTGCCACAGGACATACTGATGGATATATTTACCCAGCTGGAGATCCCCGACCTTGTACGTGCTGCCTCTGTCTGCCCCTCCTGGTGCTCCGCGTACACCAGCCTATGCAACCTTGGACAGTACAAACAGTCCCAGACGCCATGCCTGCTCTACACTTGTGGAACTGACAGTGAGAGCGACGCGCGCCTCTACAACCTCGCGGAGAAGAGGTCATACAAGTTAACTCTCCCGGGGCTGCCTATCCGCAGTAGATATCTGATTGGGTCCTCAAATGGCTGGTTGGTTACTGCCGATGATAGGTCTGAGATGCACCTTCTCAATCCTATTACCATGGAACAGATTGCTCTTCCATCCGTGATCACCCTCCAGTCGGTAGCACCCATTCTCGATGAAACGGGTGCCGTGTACAAGTATAATTTCTGGAATCGTGCCACACGCCCACCTAGGACCTTTGCTCTTGATGAACTACGGAGGTACCTCCACCGCAAGGCTTTTGTATTTTATGATACATCTGCAAAACGTTATATCGTGGTGCTCATCCACAGTCCACGTGGACAGCTTTCATTTGCTTGGTTAGGGGATAGCAAGTGGACCTGTCTGCCACCAGATAGATATTTTCATGACTGTGTCTACAAGGATGATCTTTTATATGCTGTGGCTGGACAAGGAGAAATTTTTGCCTTTAATCTCAGAGGCCATATTGTCACAGAAAAGTTAATTGTGGAcatagcaaaagagtatatttgtgAAAATATTTACATTGTTCAGGCTCCTTGTGGTGATCTGCTGCAAGTTTGGAGATTGGAAGCTGAAAATGGGTATGGTGGAAATGTGGACGACGCAGCCTATGAAAAACATACTGGGAAGATCGATATATTTAAAGTTGACACTGCAGCTGAAAAGCTCGTGAAAATAACTAGCTTGGATGATCATGTCTTGGTTCTTGGGCTTAGTCAATCACTTTGTCTCCGTGCTGAAGAATATCCACAGTTGAAGGCAAATTGTGTCTACTTTACAGATGATAATGAGATGTATCTTTATGGTCACAAGAATAACCGTCGTGATATTGGAGTGTTTGACTTGGAAAATAACAGTAGAAAGGAACTTGTATCTCCTCAGCTTTGGTCCAACTGGCCTCCTCCCATATGGGTAACACCCGCACTTACTGAATTGTGCCCAACAAAAGTTCCACTGTACCCGACACCAGCTTCGAGTTTACAATTTTGCTACCCAGCGTTCCTGCGAGCCGCTTACATTTTATTTTGTATTACTATTATATCAGCCTACCTGAGAAGTTGGTGCTCTATTTTGTGA